Proteins encoded by one window of Ralstonia sp. RRA:
- a CDS encoding DUF3304 domain-containing protein codes for MKIWKILGLTAVAAASLYALAACAAKPDAMDDKATASITSYNHTPDYIHQFYVDGTWAGNSFAYGGGGSFVCCLVYPRTWRPGLTATVKWTTSSSDPNATGDAVKPHWHEAVVPIEKYVETGTLHVHFLPEGKVRLIISSKGAGNPEYPGPPYPVKPADFHFEPNRRAARLQEERARAQAAGRARLEAEMRAMKATPSAQKDSSSNSPMGENVPPPPVLPKEEE; via the coding sequence ATGAAGATTTGGAAGATTTTAGGGTTGACAGCAGTGGCAGCGGCTTCGCTGTATGCGTTGGCCGCTTGCGCCGCGAAGCCAGACGCCATGGATGATAAGGCGACGGCCAGCATTACTTCGTACAACCACACGCCTGACTACATCCATCAGTTCTATGTGGACGGTACCTGGGCGGGTAATTCGTTCGCTTACGGGGGAGGTGGAAGTTTTGTCTGTTGTTTGGTGTATCCAAGGACTTGGCGTCCTGGGCTGACTGCCACAGTGAAATGGACGACTTCCAGTTCTGACCCGAATGCGACAGGCGATGCCGTCAAGCCGCATTGGCATGAGGCTGTAGTTCCAATCGAGAAGTACGTGGAAACCGGCACGCTGCACGTGCATTTCCTGCCTGAGGGCAAGGTTAGGCTCATCATTTCGAGCAAGGGTGCCGGCAACCCTGAGTATCCCGGGCCGCCCTATCCGGTTAAGCCGGCAGATTTTCATTTTGAGCCAAACCGACGTGCAGCCCGCTTACAAGAGGAGCGCGCCCGAGCGCAGGCAGCGGGGCGGGCGCGGTTGGAGGCCGAGATGCGTGCTATGAAAGCGACGCCGTCCGCTCAGAAGGATTCCTCCTCGAACTCACCTATGGGCGAGAATGTGCCGCCTCCACCTGTGCTTCCGAAGGAGGAAGAATGA
- a CDS encoding contractile injection system protein, VgrG/Pvc8 family: MDVTTLLQNLFAPAHRLYALEGEGPLADLAVEAWLGREALSDLFEWRVVAVSANARIALKSLLGQRVTLVTTLANGTQAKRTGLIRLAEKLGADGGLTRYRLTVVPWFWLATQQRHSQVFQNRPLADIFEQVLNPYAPYASWRYAAGAEARMNDFGTRSHIAQFRETDYHFVTRLLAEAGLGFTTVEDEQAHGGHTLVIFADSTQLAEDTESAADGGIRYHRAHSQEESDAIQQLACHSRTTVGGVAVAAWDPEGKSSVRGHAPARAGAVSGSPDAYLSISPSLAPDAANAQRVAEQVMESLEARALLFSGRGTVRTLRSGTRLQLRDCPHLPNNVNSDPNADASAPYPLLMDLVEHCGINNLTADTHLALGQRLGGLDASLLFDTPPDAPESGPGVFGFQEADAPVERLKPTGDLLAAARKYGYVGLFRASDARRPWRPAVTEPDTGRLYSPPTAQGVHSAIVVGPDGQTQAGGDGEHHTTPAGEIRVRFPWQQGERADDRSTRWMRVAQRQAGAGMGWQWLPRIGQEVLVKFSEDDIDQPVVIGALYNGQGEAGIAPTPGGQGASGQSDGAALYKQGSDSATSAQGNVAGGHSPAWHGMGTEAEGHSNAAAHTGFKSAEHGGSGYNQLVFDDSDGQLRTQLGTTQQHSQLNLGHLVHQQDNRRGSFRGQGFELRTDGHAAVRGQAGLLLTTYRDASSGKALPTGDNAAGIALIKQAKSLTASLGQGAVTHQTTALATAKDDAAPLGKQAKAAAGMVDGKALDAAKQDASAGNTATQGKVPHQGEAMAHLAGRAGLVMVAGQDLQFSNGESIALGSGQDTNLAIGKQARMHAGHAIGVAAGLSKAGDNNIGLQITAGQDNIDVQAQHDVLKLMAKQDLKLVSANMNVDFAAAKRIRIATAGGASITIEGGNITVECAGPITYKAAQRTFQGPVNASYPLPLFPQSVCVECMLKAAMNGSPFSALQ, encoded by the coding sequence ATGGACGTAACGACCCTTCTCCAGAACCTCTTTGCTCCGGCGCATCGTTTGTATGCCCTGGAAGGCGAAGGCCCGCTGGCAGACCTGGCGGTGGAAGCGTGGCTCGGCCGCGAGGCGCTCTCCGATTTGTTCGAGTGGCGCGTGGTGGCGGTCAGCGCCAACGCGCGCATTGCGCTCAAATCGTTGCTCGGCCAACGCGTGACGTTGGTCACGACCTTGGCCAATGGCACGCAAGCCAAGCGCACCGGGCTCATCCGCCTGGCTGAGAAGCTTGGTGCAGACGGCGGCCTCACGCGCTATCGCCTGACCGTCGTGCCCTGGTTCTGGCTGGCGACGCAGCAGCGCCACAGCCAGGTGTTCCAGAACCGGCCGCTGGCGGACATCTTCGAGCAGGTGCTGAACCCCTACGCGCCATACGCGTCGTGGCGCTATGCCGCCGGCGCCGAGGCGCGCATGAACGACTTTGGCACGCGCAGCCACATCGCGCAGTTTCGTGAGACCGACTACCACTTCGTCACACGCCTGCTGGCGGAAGCCGGGCTTGGCTTCACCACGGTGGAAGATGAGCAGGCGCATGGCGGTCATACGCTGGTGATCTTTGCCGACAGCACCCAGTTGGCGGAAGACACGGAATCGGCGGCTGATGGCGGCATTCGTTACCACCGCGCGCACAGCCAGGAAGAAAGCGACGCCATCCAACAACTCGCCTGCCATAGCCGCACAACAGTAGGCGGCGTGGCCGTGGCCGCGTGGGACCCGGAAGGCAAGAGCAGCGTGCGTGGCCATGCGCCGGCACGCGCTGGTGCCGTATCGGGCAGCCCCGACGCGTATCTGTCGATCAGCCCATCGCTGGCGCCCGATGCCGCCAACGCACAGCGGGTTGCCGAGCAAGTCATGGAAAGCCTGGAAGCGCGTGCGCTGCTGTTCTCCGGCCGTGGCACGGTACGCACGCTGCGCAGCGGCACGCGCTTGCAGTTGCGCGACTGTCCGCATCTGCCGAACAACGTAAATTCGGACCCCAATGCCGATGCCAGCGCACCGTATCCGCTGCTGATGGATCTGGTGGAGCACTGCGGCATCAACAACCTGACGGCCGACACGCACCTCGCGCTGGGCCAGCGGTTGGGTGGGTTGGACGCTTCACTACTGTTTGATACGCCGCCTGACGCGCCGGAATCCGGCCCGGGTGTCTTCGGTTTCCAAGAGGCGGACGCGCCCGTCGAACGTTTGAAGCCCACCGGCGATCTGCTGGCCGCAGCGCGCAAGTATGGCTACGTCGGCCTGTTCCGCGCCAGCGATGCCCGTCGCCCTTGGCGCCCGGCCGTGACCGAACCCGACACCGGCCGTTTGTACTCGCCACCCACGGCACAAGGCGTGCACAGCGCCATCGTGGTCGGCCCCGACGGCCAGACGCAAGCCGGTGGCGATGGCGAACATCACACCACCCCCGCCGGTGAAATCCGCGTCCGCTTCCCCTGGCAACAAGGCGAGCGCGCTGATGACCGCAGCACCCGCTGGATGCGTGTGGCACAACGCCAGGCAGGCGCGGGCATGGGCTGGCAGTGGCTACCGCGCATCGGCCAGGAAGTGCTCGTCAAGTTCAGCGAAGACGACATCGACCAGCCGGTCGTGATTGGTGCGCTGTACAACGGGCAAGGTGAAGCCGGTATCGCGCCCACGCCGGGCGGGCAGGGTGCCTCCGGCCAGAGCGACGGCGCCGCGCTCTACAAGCAAGGCAGCGACAGCGCCACCAGTGCGCAGGGCAACGTGGCCGGCGGTCATAGCCCCGCGTGGCATGGTATGGGCACGGAAGCCGAAGGCCACAGCAACGCCGCTGCACACACCGGCTTCAAGAGCGCTGAGCATGGCGGCAGCGGCTACAACCAACTCGTGTTTGACGACAGCGATGGGCAGTTGCGTACGCAGCTCGGCACCACGCAGCAGCACAGCCAGCTCAACCTCGGCCACCTCGTTCATCAACAAGACAACCGGCGCGGCAGCTTCCGCGGCCAGGGCTTTGAGTTGCGTACCGATGGGCACGCCGCCGTGCGCGGTCAGGCGGGCCTACTGCTTACCACGTACCGCGATGCCAGCAGCGGCAAAGCCCTGCCCACTGGTGACAACGCAGCAGGGATCGCGCTGATCAAGCAAGCCAAGTCACTGACTGCATCGCTCGGGCAGGGCGCTGTCACGCATCAGACCACCGCACTTGCCACCGCCAAGGACGACGCCGCGCCACTCGGCAAGCAGGCAAAGGCTGCTGCCGGCATGGTCGACGGCAAGGCGCTGGATGCCGCCAAGCAAGACGCCAGCGCCGGCAACACCGCCACGCAAGGCAAGGTGCCGCACCAAGGTGAGGCCATGGCGCACCTTGCCGGCCGTGCGGGCCTGGTGATGGTGGCGGGCCAAGACTTGCAGTTCTCCAACGGCGAGAGCATCGCCCTTGGCAGCGGCCAGGACACCAATCTCGCCATCGGCAAACAGGCGCGCATGCACGCGGGTCACGCCATCGGTGTAGCAGCGGGTTTATCCAAGGCAGGCGACAACAACATCGGCCTGCAGATCACCGCGGGGCAAGACAACATCGACGTGCAGGCCCAGCACGACGTGCTCAAGCTGATGGCCAAGCAAGACCTGAAGCTGGTGTCGGCCAACATGAACGTGGATTTTGCGGCGGCCAAGCGCATTCGCATCGCCACGGCGGGCGGGGCGTCGATCACGATTGAAGGCGGGAACATTACCGTGGAGTGTGCTGGGCCGATTACGTATAAGGCGGCGCAGCGGACGTTTCAGGGGCCGGTGAATGCGAGTTATCCGTTGCCGCTCTTCCCGCAGAGCGTATGCGTTGAATGCATGCTGAAGGCTGCCATGAACGGTAGCCCGTTCTCCGCATTGCAGTAA
- a CDS encoding DUF2235 domain-containing protein yields MSAFRPGWYEISFDISTRDRRCRYFKNLSTYTAECLLKSTGQQILLWYDPAGVNGPGKAATWQSTYRPLENAPKDDWWDNPPGGKSYSPDLPSSDSRGERKPTLSELCDRAGTADIGDKQSLSCTREIHVGLFFDGTNNNMKRDMPSKSHSNVVVLFNAHRNDQSEYFRYYVPGVGTEFKEIGENAETDAGKAYAAGGEARIHWGMLQVLNAVSHASTGGDDLLEEGKMKELVTSTSGLATWWRLSDDKMINVFADLQQQLLTKIKSARPRITKVHLSVFGFSRGAAEARTCCQWIRKATKMKVGYAELNMRFLGIFDTVASVGLADSSPVGSGFMDWADGTMDIGDFEKVTHFVAAHEIRQSFPLSTARIGAKNYPKNTKEYIYPGAHSDIGGGYGPGSQGKGVGGRSELLSQIALNDMYFEACNAGVKLLPNNEMQEELLEDFVVSPDLDAAFSAYSDWTKLAEKESVTDGKGPPCENRMQHHTHLYWRWRAHVSEDATFKAMFSYTHSDAQDQADLWESESDWRKDVARAKEASKPQLVRSGRYGSADAVEGPPSATPLQKQIVAEVNAATTVPASASEFFDRYVHDSHGGFWLLGPITAAQRTAFIADIKAKKAEHDRLLREADKALNPGYSENLRRIAKQYELNGFERRVIATDAQSPGTVPVMTDADAADLRANAGTATSAAMWVLGTETRREPHGHGRYRRVFDRS; encoded by the coding sequence ATGAGCGCGTTCCGTCCTGGCTGGTACGAGATTAGCTTTGATATAAGCACGCGTGACCGACGCTGTCGGTATTTCAAAAACTTATCCACATACACGGCGGAGTGTTTGCTCAAGAGTACAGGGCAGCAGATTCTGTTGTGGTACGACCCAGCGGGAGTAAATGGACCAGGAAAAGCTGCGACATGGCAGTCGACATACCGCCCGCTTGAGAATGCTCCGAAGGACGATTGGTGGGACAACCCGCCGGGCGGCAAGAGCTACAGCCCTGACCTGCCGTCTTCAGACTCTCGTGGGGAGCGCAAGCCGACCTTGAGTGAGTTGTGTGATCGTGCGGGGACTGCCGATATCGGGGATAAGCAAAGCCTTAGCTGCACGAGGGAGATACACGTCGGCTTGTTCTTCGATGGCACCAACAACAACATGAAGCGTGACATGCCGTCGAAGTCGCATTCGAATGTCGTGGTTCTGTTTAACGCCCATCGCAACGACCAATCTGAGTACTTTCGATATTACGTGCCCGGTGTTGGGACAGAGTTCAAAGAGATTGGCGAGAACGCAGAGACGGATGCGGGTAAGGCATATGCGGCAGGTGGAGAAGCGCGCATTCACTGGGGTATGTTGCAGGTTCTCAATGCAGTGAGTCACGCATCAACTGGCGGTGATGATCTTCTCGAAGAAGGCAAGATGAAGGAGCTCGTCACCAGTACAAGTGGCTTGGCGACTTGGTGGCGGCTCAGTGACGACAAGATGATCAACGTTTTTGCCGATCTTCAGCAACAACTGCTTACTAAGATCAAGAGCGCGCGCCCTCGGATTACCAAGGTTCATCTTTCCGTGTTCGGATTTTCGCGCGGCGCGGCAGAGGCGCGCACATGCTGTCAGTGGATTCGCAAGGCCACGAAAATGAAGGTTGGGTATGCGGAACTGAACATGCGTTTTCTGGGAATTTTCGACACCGTTGCGTCGGTTGGCCTGGCAGATTCATCGCCTGTGGGCAGCGGGTTCATGGATTGGGCCGACGGAACGATGGACATTGGCGATTTTGAGAAGGTAACGCACTTCGTTGCCGCGCATGAGATTCGTCAGTCGTTCCCTCTCTCCACTGCTCGCATTGGCGCCAAAAACTATCCAAAGAATACCAAGGAATATATATATCCTGGCGCACATTCGGACATTGGTGGTGGATATGGTCCGGGCTCGCAGGGTAAGGGGGTTGGAGGACGCAGCGAACTCTTGTCTCAGATCGCTTTGAACGATATGTACTTCGAAGCGTGCAATGCAGGTGTGAAGCTCTTGCCCAACAACGAGATGCAAGAGGAACTCCTCGAAGATTTTGTTGTGTCTCCGGACCTAGACGCAGCATTTTCTGCATATTCGGACTGGACGAAGCTCGCAGAAAAGGAAAGCGTGACCGATGGCAAAGGGCCCCCTTGCGAGAACCGCATGCAGCACCACACGCATTTGTACTGGCGTTGGCGTGCGCACGTGTCCGAAGATGCGACATTCAAGGCGATGTTTTCCTACACACATTCTGATGCGCAGGACCAAGCAGATCTGTGGGAGTCGGAGTCGGATTGGCGGAAGGACGTTGCGCGCGCCAAAGAGGCAAGCAAGCCACAACTTGTGCGGTCGGGCCGATACGGATCTGCTGATGCTGTCGAGGGACCACCTTCTGCGACACCCCTCCAGAAACAAATCGTGGCCGAGGTCAATGCAGCAACGACGGTGCCAGCCAGCGCGAGCGAGTTTTTTGACAGGTATGTACACGACTCTCACGGCGGTTTCTGGCTGCTTGGCCCGATCACCGCTGCTCAACGCACGGCCTTCATCGCGGACATCAAAGCCAAGAAGGCCGAGCATGACCGGTTGCTGAGAGAGGCCGATAAAGCGCTCAACCCAGGGTATTCCGAAAACCTGCGTCGGATTGCGAAGCAGTACGAACTCAATGGGTTTGAACGGCGAGTCATTGCGACCGACGCGCAATCGCCAGGAACCGTTCCTGTGATGACGGATGCGGATGCCGCTGATTTGCGCGCCAACGCTGGCACGGCCACCAGTGCAGCGATGTGGGTGCTAGGTACAGAGACACGACGCGAGCCTCATGGGCATGGGCGTTACCGCCGCGTTTTCGATCGCAGCTAG
- a CDS encoding DUF4123 domain-containing protein, which produces MEFLTDPIEADEAVAQVRDWQQQDVTGTAWLLVDAALVDFERVASLARTWGWPAHNVFAQSRLASFGEKAPHLIELPRDVEVITSKLARLLRAHAASPAFSWLYSQQPADRLCETLAHLGLVRVDGDMELHCRFADTRVLPALWAALSEAQHAALAERVMAWGYCDRAGHAKLLAVKPIGAEPVVSPLDGTLEFDAHQFGAILDASEPDTIFSALSETTPELIADRRRSDLYQTLTQALAHATELHVTQAPDRLQFAVLSVYSGEEFYRLPVLAETWNEVAQGASLKECMKAWSPEIWKALEPREVDTAASDA; this is translated from the coding sequence ATGGAATTTCTTACGGATCCAATCGAGGCCGATGAGGCTGTTGCGCAAGTTCGTGATTGGCAACAGCAAGATGTAACTGGCACAGCTTGGTTGTTGGTCGATGCTGCGCTCGTTGATTTCGAGCGAGTCGCATCATTGGCGAGGACGTGGGGCTGGCCGGCGCACAATGTGTTTGCCCAATCGAGATTAGCTTCGTTTGGCGAAAAGGCCCCGCACCTCATTGAGTTGCCTCGCGACGTTGAAGTAATCACGTCGAAGTTGGCAAGGCTACTGAGGGCACACGCGGCATCGCCAGCCTTCAGTTGGCTGTATTCGCAGCAGCCGGCAGATCGCCTGTGCGAGACGCTGGCCCATCTGGGGCTCGTGCGAGTGGACGGCGACATGGAGCTGCATTGCCGCTTTGCTGATACGCGGGTGCTTCCTGCACTATGGGCGGCGCTGTCCGAAGCGCAACATGCTGCGCTGGCCGAGCGTGTCATGGCCTGGGGTTACTGCGACCGAGCAGGGCATGCGAAGCTCCTCGCAGTCAAGCCGATTGGTGCGGAGCCCGTGGTATCGCCGCTTGACGGTACGTTGGAGTTCGACGCTCACCAGTTTGGCGCCATACTCGACGCAAGCGAACCTGACACCATCTTTAGCGCGCTCTCGGAAACGACGCCTGAACTGATTGCGGATCGGCGCCGGTCCGACTTGTATCAGACTCTGACACAGGCATTGGCGCACGCAACCGAGCTCCACGTTACGCAGGCGCCTGATCGGCTGCAGTTTGCTGTGTTGAGCGTATACAGCGGCGAGGAGTTCTATCGCTTACCGGTGTTGGCAGAAACTTGGAATGAGGTTGCTCAAGGCGCAAGCCTCAAGGAATGCATGAAAGCGTGGTCGCCAGAAATCTGGAAAGCGCTGGAGCCCAGAGAAGTCGACACTGCGGCGTCCGACGCGTAG
- a CDS encoding DUF3304 domain-containing protein yields MRIREVLGVTAVAAVLLCALTACATKPDPMDGKATASITSYNHTPDYIHQFYVDGTWGGNSFAYGGGGKFVCCLVYPRTWRPDLIAKVKWTTSSSDPNAEGDAAKEHWHEAVVPIEKYMGTGTLHVHFLSGGKVRLIISNWVAGHPNYPGPAYPVKPANFRFEPSRRAAREAEERARAQAEGRAQLEAEMRAMQGGASAETALPPSSATEVKLPPPPVLPKDEK; encoded by the coding sequence ATGAGGATTAGGGAAGTCTTGGGGGTAACAGCAGTGGCGGCGGTTTTGCTGTGCGCGTTGACAGCTTGCGCCACGAAGCCGGACCCGATGGATGGCAAGGCGACGGCCAGCATTACTTCGTACAACCACACGCCTGACTACATCCATCAGTTCTATGTAGACGGGACGTGGGGAGGGAACTCGTTCGCCTACGGTGGTGGTGGCAAGTTTGTCTGTTGCTTGGTATACCCCAGAACTTGGCGCCCTGACCTAATCGCTAAAGTGAAATGGACGACTTCCAGTTCTGATCCGAACGCTGAGGGTGATGCTGCGAAGGAGCATTGGCACGAGGCGGTGGTGCCCATCGAGAAATACATGGGAACAGGCACATTGCATGTGCACTTTCTGTCTGGCGGCAAAGTTCGACTCATCATTTCGAACTGGGTTGCAGGTCATCCCAACTATCCCGGACCGGCGTATCCAGTCAAGCCGGCCAATTTTCGTTTTGAGCCAAGCCGACGTGCGGCGCGCGAGGCTGAGGAGCGCGCTCGGGCGCAGGCGGAAGGTAGGGCTCAGCTCGAGGCAGAGATGCGTGCCATGCAAGGGGGGGCGTCTGCTGAGACGGCGTTGCCGCCAAGTTCCGCCACCGAAGTGAAATTGCCACCTCCACCCGTGCTTCCGAAGGATGAGAAATGA